The Vicia villosa cultivar HV-30 ecotype Madison, WI linkage group LG1, Vvil1.0, whole genome shotgun sequence genome includes a region encoding these proteins:
- the LOC131602999 gene encoding mitochondrial thiamine diphosphate carrier 2-like, whose amino-acid sequence MEEPSQVKRAIIDSSAGAISGGISRTVTSPLDVIKIRFQVQLEPTSSWALLRKDLVITAPSKYTGMLQASKDILREEGFKGFWRGNVPALLMVMPYTAIQFTVLHKLKTLASGSSKTENHTNLSPYLSYVSGALAGCAATVGSYPFDLLRTILASQGEPKVYPNMRSAFMDIIQTRGFQGMYAGLSPTLVEIVPYAGLQFGTYDTFKRWASAWNHNRYSHTTGDDSISSFQLFLCGLAAGTCAKLVCHPLDVVKKRFQIEGLQRHPRYGARVEHRAYSNMYDAVHRIFRAEGWAGLYKGIIPSTIKAAPAGAVTFVAYELVSDWLESLT is encoded by the exons ATGGAGGAACCTAGCCAAGTGAAACGTGCTATTATTGATTCATCTGCTGGAGCAATTTCTGGGGGAATTTCTCGTACTGTAACATCACCTCTTGATGTTATTAAGATTAGATTTCag GTTCAACTTGAACCAACTTCTTCATGGGCTTTACTGCGAAAAGATTTGGTTATAACCGCGCCGTCGAAGTATACTGGTATGCTTCAAGCTAGTAAAGATATTCTTAGAGAAGAAGGCTTTAAG GGTTTTTGGCGAGGGAATGTACCGGCTTTGCTCATGGTTATGCCGTATACAGCGATTCAATTTACAGTTTTACATAAGTTAAAGACTCTTGCATCTGGTTCTTCCAAGACAG AGAACCACACTAATTTGAGCCCTTATCTATCCTATGTCAGTGGCGCCCTAGCTGGGTGTGCGGCTACTGTTGGTTCATATCCTTTTGATCTTCTCCGAACCATATTAGCTTCTCAAGGAGagccaaag GTGTATCCAAACATGAGGTCAGCATTTATGGACATCATCCAGACTCGTGGATTTCAAGGCATGTATGCTGGATTGTCTCCAACTTTAGTTGAAATTGTACCTTATGCAGGTTTACAATTCGGAACATATGATACTTTTAAGCGTTGGGCCTCG GCTTGGAACCATAATAGATATTCCCACACCACAGGAGATGATAGTATTTCTAGCTTTCAGCTTTTCCTTTGTGGGTTGGCGGCCGGAACATGTGCTAAACTTGTCTGTCATCCTCTAGATGTTGTCAAGAAAAGATTTCAG ATTGAAGGGCTTCAAAGACATCCAAGATACGGAGCTCGAGTCGAGCATCGAGCATACAGTAATATGTATGATGCGGTGCATAGGATATTTCGGGCAGAGGGTTGGGCTGGACTATACAAGGGGATAATTCCATCAACTATTAAAGCTGCACCTGCTGGTGCTGTCACATTTGTTGCATATGAGTTGGTATCAGATTGGCTAGAATCCTTGACTTGA